A part of Patagioenas fasciata isolate bPatFas1 chromosome 28, bPatFas1.hap1, whole genome shotgun sequence genomic DNA contains:
- the ZC3H10 gene encoding zinc finger CCCH domain-containing protein 10, with translation MPDRESYNTGSSGDEVDATADDICRDFLRNVCKRGKRCRFRHPDISEVTNLGVRKNEFIFCHDFQNKECVRLNCRFIHGTKEDEDCYKKTGELPPRLRQKVAAGLGLSPADLPNSKEEVPICRDFLKGDCQRGAKCKFQHLQRDYEYEARGMAAREQGIVPAGRRYDAYDAIYDADRYDDHEPVLKRRRADGLHFETYEYSFGGPRGVEYRLLEEENMMLRKRVEDLKKQVNNLLATNEVLLEQNAQFRNQAKVMTLSSTPAATEQTLAPTVGTVTNYNHSIAQTHTTLSSQALQPRPVSQQDLVAPAGAQAAPPANAAPPMNPEITPLSAALAQTIAQGMAPPVSMAPVAVSVAPVAVSMAQPLGGITMSHATTPMVTYPIASQSMRITAMPH, from the coding sequence ATGCCGGACCGGGAGAGCTACAACACCGGCAGCAGCGGCGACGAGGTGGACGCCACGGCCGACGACATCTGCCGCGACTTCCTGCGCAACGTCTGCAAGCGCGGCAAGCGCTGCCGGTTCCGCCACCCCGACATCAGCGAGGTCACCAACCTGGGCGTGCGCAAGAACGAGTTCATCTTCTGCCACGACTTCCAGAACAAGGAGTGCGTCCGCCTCAACTGCCGCTTCATCCACGGCACCAAGGAGGACGAGGACTGCTACAAGAAGACCGGCGAGCTCCCCCCGCGCCTGCGGCAGAAAGTGGCCGCCGGGCTGGGCCTTTCGCCCGCCGATTTGCCCAACAGCAAGGAGGAGGTGCCCATCTGCAGGGACTTCTTGAAGGGCGACTGCCAGCGCGGCGCCAAGTGCAAGTTCCAGCACCTGCAGCGGGACTACGAGTACGAGGCACGCGGCATGGCCGCCCGCGAGCAGGGGATCGTCCCCGCCGGCCGCCGCTACGACGCCTACGACGCCATTTACGACGCCGACCGCTACGACGACCACGAGCCGGTGCTGAAGCGGCGGCGGGCGGACGGGCTGCACTTCGAGACGTACGAGTACAGCTTCGGCGGCCCCCGCGGCGTGGAGTACcggctgctggaggaggagaacATGATGCTGCGCAAGCGCGTGGAGGACCTCAAGAAACAGGTGAACAACCTCCTGGCCACCAACGaggtgctgctggagcagaacgcCCAGTTCCGCAACCAGGCCAAGGTGATGACGCTCAGCTCCACGCCGGCGGCCACCGAGCAGACTCTGGCCCCCACCGTGGGCACCGTCACCAACTACAACCACAGCATCGCGCAGACGCACACCACGCTCAGCAGCCAGGCCCTGCAGCCGCGCCCCGTCTCCCAGCAGGATTTGGTGGCCCCCGCCGGCGCCCAGGCCGCCCCCCCCGCCAACGCCGCGCCCCCCATGAACCCCGAGATCACCCCGCTGTCGGCCGCGCTGGCGCAGACCATCGCGCAGGGCATGGCGCCCCCCGTGTCCATGGCGCCGGTGGCCGTGTCGGTGGCGCCGGTGGCCGTGTCCATGGCGCAGCCGCTGGGGGGGATCACCATGAGCCATGCCACCACCCCCATGGTGACGTACCCCATCGCCTCGCAGAGCATGCGCATCACGGCCATGCCGCACTGA
- the LOC139825759 gene encoding uncharacterized protein produces the protein MVLPGQPGRSRRYSSRLFRYRDVPSIHRRLRALRPSVRRTGTPGPPRPSAARCPRYRASPPPAPGGTDHTVSQQKPRLFAAQRPPQRAAPARRSEPPPPGRHRDVAPAPGTRLRRRRRLRGGVYLDLCLIFLLLRFSLRIRFLRHLALMAVRRRRAQSRRAGGGGDGGWRRMEAPGGGGPARWRQRQPREALIARRGLFIP, from the exons ATGGTGCTTCCGGGGCAACCCGGAAGGAGCCGCCGTTATTCCTCCCGCCTGTTCCGTTACCGTGACGTCCCGTCTATTCACCGCCGCCTCCGGGcgctccgtccgtccgtccgccgCACCGGCACCCCCGGCCCTCCCCGCCCCAGCGCCGCCCGGTGTCCCCGGTACCGAGCGTCCCCCCCGCCCGCTCCCGGAGGAACCGACCACACCGTGTCCCAACAAAAACCACGTTTATTCGCGGCGCAGCGGCCGCCACAGcgcgcagccccggcccggcGCAGCGAGCCCCCTCCCCCCGGGCGGCACCGGGACGTGGCCCCGGCACCGGGAACGCggctccggcggcggcggcggctccgcggcgGGGTCTACTTGGACCTTtgcctcatcttcctcctcttgcGCTTCAGC CTGCGCATTCGCTTCTTGCGCCA CTTGGCCCTCATGGCGGTGCGGAGGCGCCGCGCTCAgtcccggcgggcgggcggcggcggggacggCGGATGGCGGCGGATGGAGGCGCCCGGTGGCGGCGGCCCCGCAAGATGGCGGCAGCGACAGCCGAGAGAGGCCTTGATCGCCCGCCGGGGCCTATTTATACCCTAG
- the PA2G4 gene encoding proliferation-associated protein 2G4, translated as MSGEEEAAELTIAEDLVVTKYKMGGDIANRVLRAVVEAANAGASVLCLCEKGDAMIMEETGKIFKKEKEMKKGIAFPTSISVNNCVCHFSPLKSDQDYILKDGDLVKIDLGVHVDGFIANVAHSFVIDASKENPVSGRKADVIKAAHLCAEAALRLVKPGNQNTQVTDAWNKIAHSFHCTPIEGMLSHQLKQHVIDGEKTIIQNPTDQQKKDHEKAEFEVHEVYAVDVLVSSGEGKAKDAGQRTTIYKRDPSKQYGLKMKTSRAFFSEVERRFDTMPFTLRAFEDEKKARMGVVECAKHELLQPFNVLYEKEGEFVAQFKFTVLLMPNGPMRITSGPFEPELYKSEFEVQDGELKALLQSSASRKTQKKKKKKASKNAENATTGETAEENETGD; from the exons ATGTCGGGCGAGGAGGAGGCGGCCGAGCTCACCATCGCCGAGGACCTGGTGGTGACCAAGTACAAGATGGGGGGGGACATCGCCAACC GGGTCCTGCGGGCCGTGGTGGAAGCGGCCAACGCCGGTGCGTCGGTTCTCTGCCTGTGCGAGAAGGGAGACGCCATGATCATGGAAGAGACCGGCAAGattttcaagaaggaaaaagaaatgaaaaaag GTATCGCCTTCCCAACGAGTATATCGGTAAATAACTGCGTCTGCCACTTCTCCCCGCTGAAGAGCGACCAAGATTACATCCTCAAAGACGGCGACTTGGTCAAAAT TGACCTGGGAGTCCACGTTGACGGCTTCATCGCCAACGTCGCGCACAGTTTTGTCATAGACGCCTCCAAG GAAAACCCCGTGTCGGGCCGCAAAGCCGACGTCATCAAGGCGGCTCATCTCTGCGCCGAAGCCGCGCTGCGCTTGGTAAAGCCCGGGAACCAG AACACACAAGTGACAGACGCATGGAACAAAATCGCCCACTCGTTTCACTGCACACCCATCGAAG GGATGCTGTCGCACCAGCTGAAGCAGCACGTGATCGACGGGGAGAAAACCATCATCCAGAACCCCACAGACCAGCAGAA GAAGGACCACGAAAAAGCAGAATTTGAGGTCCACGAAGTTTACGCCGTCGACGTTCTCGTCAGCAGCGGCGAGGGAAAG GCGAAGGACGCCGGCCAGAGAACCACGATTTACAAAAGGGACCCCTCCAAACAGTACGGCCTGAAGATGAAAACCTCCCGTGCCTTTTTCAGCGAGGTGGAGAGGCGCTTCGACACGATGCCGTTCACTCTCAG GGCGTTTGAGGATGAGAAGAAGGCGAGGATGGGGGTGGTGGAATGCGCCAAGCACGAGCTGCTCCAGCCCTTCAACGTCCTCTACGAGAAGGAAG GAGAGTTCGTCGCACAGTTCAAGTTCACGGTGCTGTTAATGCCCAACGGCCCCATGCGGATAACAAGCGGCCCCTTCGAGCCCGAGCTCTACAAGTCAGAGTTTGAGGTGCAGGACGGGGAGCTGAAG GCCCTGCTACAAAGCTCCGCGAGCCGGAAGacccagaaaaagaagaaaaagaag gcctCTAAGAACGCAGAAAACGCCACCACGGGGGAGACGGCGGAGGAGAACGAGACCGGCGATTGA